Part of the Sandaracinaceae bacterium genome, CGCCACGCCCCTCCGCGTACAGCACCCCGAGGTGGTAGCAGCCATAGGGCTCCCCGCGCTCGCACGCACGTCGGTAGAAGGACTGCGCGGTCGTGATGTCGTCTGGCACGCCCCGGCCGAACTCGTAGGCCATGCCGACGTTGTCGCAGCCGTCCGGGTCGCCCGCGTCGCACGCGTGGCGGAACAGGGCGAGCGCCCGCTCGTGGTCGGCCTCGCCCAGCATCCCCTCGTCATGGAGCGTGCCCAGCGACGTGCATGCGCGCACCACGCCCCCGTCACACGCGCGCTGGTACAGCGTCGCCGCAGCCCGTGGGACCTCGCCCTCGCCCAGGGCGTCCGCCTCGAGGCACCAACCGGAGTAGTGACACCCCACCAACTCACCCGCGTCGCATGCACGCGCGTGCACCTGGCACGCAGCGTCGAAGTCCACCGACTCGGCGGCGTGTTCCAGCTGCAACCACGCGTGCTCCGTACAGCCCAGCGGCTCTCCCGCCGCGCAGGCGTCCCGCGTGAGCTGCAGCGCGCGCCGTAAGTCGCGAAAGGCCTCGGGTCCACGCATCAGCGCCTCCCCCAACATGGCGCACCCACGCTGTGAGCCGCGCGAGCAGGCGAGCTGGAACGCGTCGCGCGCCTGGCGGAGGTTGTAAGGGCGGCCCTGCGCGCGCAGGTGACGCTGCCCCTCCAGCAACAGGGCATCGCCGTCTTCGACGCTCGTCCCCGCCCCCGCCGGGGACGCACCGCCGCAGCCCGTGAACGTGAGGACGCACAGCACGCCGACGGCGGTGAGCCACGAGCCCGACTCGACCCCGGAGCGGGCCGGACGGATGGTGCGTGCGGGACGTAGCGAGCACGAGGCGCGCACCGGACACAGGCGACGCGTCGACGACTGGGGAGGGACCGAGAGCATGCGCCCCGCGATGCTACCGCGACGTGCGCTTCGCCGCGAGACGGGAGGCGGGCACGGTCGCGTCACCGCTCACCAGCGGCGAGAAGAAGTTGTCTTTCTTCATGTGCTCGTCCACGCGGAACGCGAACTTGTAGCTGGGCGCGGAGCGCATGCTGCAGTCGGTGCGCTCGCAGAAGCGGCAGGTGGTGCCCACGCGCACGGCCAGCTTGCGGTCCACGAGGGGCATGTCGTCCGCGTAGGCCAGGTGCTTGGCGGCGTCGGCGTGCGTGCCGAGGCCGATGCTGTAGGCCGTGCCGCGCGCCATGCTCCCCCGCGACGGCTCGGCCACCACTTTGGCGAAGCAGAAGAAGGTGCTCAGGTCCGGGTACTCGCTGTACTGACGCGTGATCACGCTCGGGTTCAGGAACGCGAGGTGCACCGCCATCTTCGGGCAGCTGCCCGCGTGCTGCGCGAAGCGGATGCCGTCGCCCGAGTAGCGCTTGCTGATGTTGCCCGCCACGTCGACGCGCAGGAAGTGCATCGGCAGGCCGCGGCGCTTGGGGTCGGCCAGGTTGCACATGCGGTGCGCGACAGTCTCGTACGACGACTCGAACATCTGCGTGAGCAGGTCCACGTCGTAGCGCGTGCGCGTCACCGCCTCGAAGAACTCGGCGTAGGGCAAGAGCAGCGCACCCGCGAAGTAGTTCGCGAGGTGGATCTTGATCAGCCGCGCCGTCTCGCTGTGGCGCACGGGAAAGCGGGAGATGACCTCTTGATGCAGGCCCTCGCGGTCGAACAGGCGCAGCGCGATGGTGCTCGCCAGCTGGAAGCGCAGGCGCTGCTCGAAGAGCTCGTCGCTGACGGTGAGCACCTGCGCGGCCGCGTCCCAGCGCCGGATGACCGAGCTGTCTTGATCGGCGCTCGCGGTACGCACCGTCACGTCGAAGTGCTCGCGCAGGACGCGAACGAGATCGGCGCTGCGTGTCCCCTTCGTGAGCCCCGTGTCGCGCCGCAGCTCCTCCGCGCGCTCTTCCAGGTGCGCGAACCAGTTCTCGTGCCGCTCGAGGAAGTCCGTGACCTCGTCGAAGGGGCTGTAGTCGAAGCGCAGCGAGTCCTCTTCGTCGTCATCGGCCTCGCGCCGGGCCAGGCTGGCGAGCACGTTGTCCAGCTGCGTGCGGGTGTTCTTGTAGAGGTTGAAGAGCGCCGTGATGGTGGTCACCACCTTGGGCTCGGCGCCGATGCCCGCCAGGTCGTCCTCGGTGAGGTTGAGCGAGCGCATCAGCGGCTCGTCCAGCAGGCGGGCCAGGCCGTCGTCCACGCGCGGCTCCCCGAGCGACGCCATGAACTCCTCCATGCTGACCTCGAACAGCTCGAGCGCCTTGAACAGCAGGGGCAGCTGCATGGCGCGCTTGCCCTTCTCGATGAGGCTCAGGTAGGCCGGAGAGATGTCGAGACGGCGCGCCACCTCGCCCTGCTGGAGGCCGCGCTGGACCCGCAGCTCGCGCACGCGCGCGCCCATGGTGGCGTGATTGGTCTTCATCCGTGCTCGTTCCGGTAGCCGCTGCTTTACAAGAGCGCCGCCACAGGCGCACTATTTACGTCATCTTTACAACCGCCGCCAGGCTGTCCCGCACTCCGGCTTGACCGAAGGGACACGTATGTTACGCCGTTCGGCAAGGTCTGTCGTCGTGTGAAGCTGTAAAGCACCGCAACGTACGCCATACCAACCCATGACCACCCCGGCCGCTCCCGCGCGGTCTTTGAAGAGGTATCGACCCATGAGCGAGCGCCCCGAGATCGTCCCCGTTGGCAAGGTCCCCGAGCTGGGCACCGTGCCGCAGAAGATGCACGCGTACGTCATCCGCCCCGAGCGCTTCGGCGAGCCGAAGAAGTCCTTCGTGCACGAGGAGATCGAGACGTGGAAGGCCGGCCCGGGCGAGGTCCTGGTGCAGGTCATGGCCGCGGGCGTGAACTTCAACGGCATCTGGGCGGGCCTGGCCGAGCCGGTGAACATCCTCAAGGCGCACGGCCTGGACTTCCACATCGCCGGCTCGGACGCCTCGGGTGTCATCTGGTCCGTCGGTGAGGGCGTGCACAACTGGAAGGTGGGCGACGAGGTGGTGCTGCACTGCAACCACCTGGTGGAGCCGGGCGCCTCCGACCTGCAGACCATCTGGGGCTACGAGACCCCCGACGGGTCGTTCGCGCAGTTCACGAAGGTGCAGGCGCAGCAGGTGCTGAAGAAGCCGCCCCAGCTCACCTGGGAAGAGTCGGCCAGCTACGGCCTCACGTACTACACGGCGCACCGCATGCTGGTGGACCGCGCCAAGCTGCAGCCGGGCGAGACCTGCCTCATCTGGGGCGCGGGTGGTGGCCTCGGCGTGTTTGCGGTGCAGCTCGCCGCCATCATGGGCGCGCGCCCCATCGCGGTCGTGTCGAGCGACGACAAGGCCGAGCTGTGCATGAAGCTGGGCGCCGTGGGCGTGATCAACCGCAAGGAGTTCCCGGCCCTCCAGTACAAGGACAACATGACCCCGGCCGAGGAGGCCGAGCACCAGAAGGCCATGAAGGCCTTCGGCAAGCGCATCTGGGAGATCCTCGGTGAGCGCACGGGCCTCGACGTGGTCTTCGAGCACGTCGGCAAGACCACCTTCCCGGCCAGCGTCTTCTTGGCCAACAAGTACGGCCGCATCGTCATCTGCGGCGCCACCACGGGCTACAACCTCACGTTCGACGTGCGCCACCTGTGGATGCGCCAGAAGCAGATCATCGGCTCGCACTTCGCGGACGCGGACTCGTGCCGCCGCGCGAACGACCTGATGCTGCAGGACAAGATCAAGCCCGTCATGACGCGCCTCTTCACGTGGGACGAGATCCCGCAGGCGCACCAGCTCATGTACGAGAACAAGCTGCACGGCACGGTCTCGTGCCTCGTCGGCGCCCCCCGCCCGGGTCTCAAGAACTACGCCGAGACCCTGGCCGTCATGAACGAAGGCTGAGCAGACCATGCAGAACGTCATCGAAGCGGTCAGCGCCGTCTACAAGAAGGCGCACGACAACCTGAAGGCCAAGGTCGTGGTCGGCGGTCGCCTCAAGGGCAACCTCCTGAACGACGAGCAGCTCGCGGCGCACGCGCTGGCCTACCTGGCCACCGAGCTCGAGGCGTGCCGCCAGCTCTCCGCCTGGGCGGAGACGGTGGGCGGCGAGTTCGAGGGCAAGGTCGCCCGCGCCTACATCGGGGAGCTGGCCCGCAACCTGCGCGGCGGCGTGGACCTGGGTGCCTGCGAGAACATCGCGCTCGCGGACCTGGGCATCACCGACGCGGACCTCGCGGACTCGCTGCTGCACCCCGACGTGCAGGCCTTCAGCGCCCAGCACGCGACCGGCGCCATCTACCTCGAGATCGCGAAGCACGCGCGCGACAACGGCTTCGGCGACCCCGGCCTCGGCGACGAGATGCTGGAGGAGATCCGCGCGCAGTTCGCCAAGTTCACGGACCAGAAGGTGATCCCCATCGCCCAGGACGTGCACCGGCAGGACAAGCTCATCCCGATGGGGATCCTCGAGCAGCTCGCCGAGCTGGGCGTGTTCGGGCTCACCATCCCGGAGGAGTACGGCGGGCTCGGGCTGAGCAAGGTGGCCATGTGCGTGGTCACCGAGGAGCTCTCGCGCGGCTACATCGGCGTTGGCTCGCTCGGCACGCGCAGCGAGATCGCGGCCGAGCTCATCATCGGCGGCGGCACGGAAGCGCAGAAGCAGGAGTGGCTGCCCAAGCTCGCGTCCGGTGAGGTGCTCTCGACGGCCGTCTTCACCGAGCCGAACAACGGCAGCGACCTCGCCAACCTGACCACCCGCGCGGTGAAGCAGGAAGACGGGAGCTACGTGGTGAGCGGCGCCAAGACGTGGATCACGCACGCCGTGCGCGCCGACGTCATGACGCTGCTGGCGCGCACGAACCCAGACGCGCCCGGCTACCAGGGCCTGTCCATGTTCCTGGCGAAGAAGACGCGCCTGAGTGGCGAGCCCGGCGAGCCCGAGTTCGTGGACAAGGGCCTCACCGGCACCGAGATCAAGGTGCTGGGCTACCGCGGCATGAAGGAGTACGAGCTCAGCTTCGACGGCTTCACCGTGCCCGGCGCGAACCTGCTGGGCGGCGAGGAGGGCGCGGGCTTCAAGCAGCTGATGCGCACCTTCGAGAGCGCGCGCATCCAGACGGCCGCGCGCGGCGTGGGCGTGGCGCAGGCGGCGTTGAACGACGCCATCCTGTACGCCACCGAGCGCGAGCAGTTCGGCGGGCCCATCTTCCAGTTCCCGCGCGTGGCGCGGAAGATCGGGCGGATGGTCACGCGCATCCAGGCGGCGCGTCAGCTGACGTACTTCAGCGCCCGCGAGAAGGACCAGGAGAAGCGCTGCGACCTCGAGGCCGGCATGGCCAAGCTGCTCGCCACGCGCGCGGCGTGGGAGTCGGCGGACGCCAATGTGCAGATCCACGGCGGCAACGGCTTCGCGGAGGAGTACACCGCGTCCCGCCTGCTGGTGGACTCGCGCGTGCTCAGCATCTTCGAGGGCGCGAACGAGATCCAGGCGCACGTCGTCGCGCGGCGCCTGCTCGAGGACTGAGCGCCGCGACGGGGGCACGGACCGAGGAGACCGAGCTAGACGCACCCCGGACTGAAGAGGCTGGCTCAGAACGGCAAACCGTCGCGGATTTGGGCACCCCGGACTGAAAGTCCGGGGCAGCGATCTCAGGTGATCGCCAGCTCGAAGTCCGCCCCCTGCGGAGGCGGACTGCGTCTCGTGAACTGCTGTCGGGTGTTGGGCGGGACGGCTGCGTTCTTGGATTTTCGGTGGCGCCGAGCAAGACAGTCCTCCCCCTTGTGGGGAGGACTTTGGAGAGCGCCCGGCGGTAGCCGGGTGCTCGGAAGGATGCTGCCCCGGACTTTAGTCCGGGGTGCCCCCACAGCCCCCAGCTCGCCCAAGTTGCCCCCGAGCTATCGACGACTACTTCTTGGACTTGGCGGCGCGCTTGCCCATGGAGTCGGCCTGCGCGGGGGCGCCCACGACGGGCAGGTCGTAGCGGGTCTTGCCGGCCTCGAGCTGCTTCACCAGCTGAGCGCGGACCTCGGGGCGCGTGCCGGCCACGATGCGGGCCGCGAGGAAGGCGGCGTTCTTGGCGCCGTCGATGGCCACGGTGGCCACGGGGATGCCGGGCGGCATCATCACGGTGGAGAGCAGCGCGTCCATGCCGTCGAGCGCGTTGGACTTGAGGGGCACGCCGATGACCGGGCGCGTGGTGTGCGCGGCCACTACGCCGGCGAGATGCGCGGCCATGCCGGCGCAGGCGATGAAGACCTCCACGCCCGCCTCTTCGGCGGCCTGCACGTAGGCCACGGCCTCGTGCGGCGTGCGGTGGGCGGAGAGCACGCGCGTGTCGCTCGGCACGCCGAGCTCGTCGAGCACGTCACGCGCCTGCACGACCACGGGCAGGTCGCTCGGGCTACCGGTCATGATGGCGACGAGGGGGGCGGGAGCGGCGGCGGCGGACTTGAGGGGCTTCTTCTTGGGCACCAGGGACTCCTTGTGGGGTGGGCGCGCAGCTTAGAGCACGATCCAGAAGCCGCGCAAACCCCACCCGAAACGCCGCGGAGCCCGCGACGGCGGACGGCGCGCTCAGCCCACGCGTGGTGCAGGCCCCGGTGCCACCACGCGCCGCGCGTCCTCCACGGAGGCCAAGATGGCGCGCGCCCGCTCGACGAACAGCCGCCCCGCGGGCGTGGGGGTCATGCCGCTCGCGCGACGTTCGAAGAGCTCTGTGCCCAGCTCTTCTTCGAGCGCGCGCAGCTTGCGGGTGAGCGGCGGCTGGCTGATGTGCAGGCGCCGCGCCGCACGCACGAGCGCGCCCTCTTCCGCGATGGCCACGACGGTCTCGAGCTGCTCCAGCGACACGTCCCGAGTGTAGCCCGTTTCCGACGGCCACGACACGCGCAGCCCCATACCCAGACGGTATGAGGCGACGCGCGGCGTCCGGGCTACGGTCGTCACATGCGTGAGCGCATCCCCCTCCTGAACGAGAAACAGCAGGCCGCCATGCGCCGTGCAGGCCGCGCCGCAGCGCAGACGCTCGCACGGGCCGCCGCGAGCGTCCGCGCCGGCCTGACCACGGGCGAGATCGACGCGCTGGTGGCGCGCGACACCAAGGAGCGCGGCGGGCGCTGCGCCCAGTACCACTACCGCGTGGGCCGCCAGGTCTTCCCCGCCCATGTGTGCACCTCGGTGAACGAGGTCGTGTGCCACGGCATCCCAGGCCCACGTGCTCTACGCGACGGAGACATCGTGAACGTCGACGTGACCACCGAGCTGCGCGGCTGGCACGGGGACACGTCGCGGACGCTCCGCGTGGGCACGCCAGGCCCCGACGCAGCGCACGTGGTGGACGTCGCGGAGCGCGCGCTCGCCGTGGGCATCGCGGCCGTGCGCCCCGGCGCAACGCTGCACGAGCTGGGCGCCGCGATCGAGGCGTTCGTGCAGCGCGAGGGCTGCAGCGTGGTGCGCGACTTCGGCGGGCACGGCATCGGGCGCCAGATGCACATGGCGCCGCACGTGCCACACCACGCGTGCAGCACCCCGGGCCCGCAGCTGGTCCCTGGGATGTGCTTCACGGTGGAGCCCATGGTGTGCCTGGGCGCGCCTCACGTGCGGGTGCTCGCAGACGGCTGGACGGTCGTGACCGCAGACGGGCGCCTCTCGGCTCAGGCGGAGCACACGCTGCTGGTCACCGAGGACGGCGTCGAGGTGCTGACACGTGCGCCAGACGACGCCTGAGCGCACCCGCGGGCACACGGAATACGGCACGCGCCGGTGCGGGTTGTTGGCCGCGTCAATTCGTACGTGGTAGCCGCAGAGTCGTGATGAAGCAGAGCCCCCGCTGGTCCCACCCTTCCAAGAAGCGTGGCGCGCGCGCCGCGCGTGTGCTGACGCCGTCCGTCGCGACCGCGCTGGCGGTACTGCTCGCATGTGGTGGCGAGCCCGACCCCGCGCCTCAGACGACCCCCTCGGGAGGGGCAGGCGAAGGCCCGGAGGCAGGCGAAGGCCCGGGAACGCCACCGCAGGCAGCGCCGCCAACCGCCGGCCCTTCGAGCACGCCCCGCAGGCCGCCACCCGAGCGCGCCCCTGCGCCCGACGGGACCCGCACGTACATGGACCTGATGACGCTCTCGCACCTGGCCGACGTGGACGTCGACGGGCTGTTCATCGACTTCGGCACCGCGGCACGACTCAAGTACACGTCGGGCAACTGGGGCAGCGGCTTCACCGGCGACCACGAGACGGCGGGGGTCACATGGAGCGGTTTCGGCACGGTCGGGCGCGTATGGTTTCCCGCCGAGGACGCGAGCGCGCGGCGCATCCACCTGCGCCTCAAGGCCGTCGGTGGCACGCGGCTGATCGCGTTCGTGAACGGCACGGAGGTGGGCGGTGGGCCCATCGAGGCCGGCGACTACCGCGACGTGCGCCTCGACGTGCCGGCGTCCGCCATGCGCACGGGGGAGAACACGCTCCTGCTGCGCGGGGACGCCACCAGCTCGGTGATGGGCGAGGACGTGTCCTTCGCGCTGGACACCATGAGCATCACGCGCGCCGACCGGGACACGGCGGAGCCTCTCCCCGCGCTCCTGACCTCCGTGAACGCCGCCGTGTCCCGCCGCGCGCTGAGGCTCCCCGGGGCGGGTAGCCTGTCGTATCATCTGCCCATCCCGCGCGACGCCACGTTGGTGGTGGGCGCCGCGCACGCCCCACACGAGGCCGAGGTGGCGTCCCGCGCCCAGGCGGCCGACAGCGCGCCCAGCCCGCGACCGGCCGGCAGCTCTACGCCCCAAGGGGCGAGCGCTGAAGACGCAGCGGGGGAAGCGCGCGCCGAGGTCGTGGTGACGCGGGATGGGGCCGAGCCGCAGACGCTCGCGACCATCCCGCTCGGGGACCGCTTCGAAGACCGCGCCCTCGACCTCGGCGCGTTCGCGGACCAGCACGTGCGCATCACGCTGCGCGGCATCGGCGGGGCGGTCGCGTTCAGTGACGTGCGCCTGGTCGTGCCCGCGCCCGTGGTCGAGCCCATCGCCGAGAGCGCGCACAACGTCATCGTCCTGACCATCGACACGCTGCGCGCCAGCAAGCTGCGCGCCTACAACCGGCGCTCGCGCGTACGCACGCCCGCGCTGGACGGCTTCGCCGAGAGCGCGACGCTGTTCGAGCGGGCGCAGAGCGCGGAGAACTGGACCAAGCCCTCGGTGGCCAGCATCTTGACCTCGCTCTACCCGGCCACCCACAACGCCAAGTACGACAACTCCTCGCTGCCCACGGAGGCGCTGCTGGTGTCGGAGGTGCTCGAGGGCGCGGGCTTCGCGACGGCCCAATTCTCGGCCAACGGCTACGTGTCGGACCGCTTCGGCTTCACGCAGGGCTTCAACCACGCGGTCAACTACATCCGCGAGACGCGCAGCACGGAGGCCGAGACAGTGTTCCGCGAGGCAGGCGACTGGATCGAAGCGCAGGTGGAGCGGCAGCGGACCGCGCGCGAAGCCGGTGAGTCCGCGCCGCGCTTCTTCACGTACATCCAGACCATCGACCCGCACGTGCCCTACGACCCGCCGGGCAACTTCCTCGAGATGTACTTCGAGGGGCCGTACACGGGGCAGATCCGCAACCGCAGCACCGGGGACCTCTTGGGCCGCGCCAAGCAGAACCCGCCGCGCGTGGTGTTCACGGAAGAGGACAAGCTCCGCCTCGCGGCGCTGCACGACGCCGAGATCAGCTACCACGACCACCACCTGGCGCGCTTCCTCGCGCGCATCGAGCGGCTCGGGCTGAACGAGAACACCCTCTTCGTCATCACCTCGGACCACGGCGAGGAGTTCGAAGAGCACGGCAGCTGGGGTCACGGCCACTCCGTGTACCAAGAGCTGCTGCACGTCCCGCTCATGATCCGCTGGCCAGGGGTGGCGCCCGCGGGCACGCGCATCCCCGACGTCGTGACCACGATGGACATCGCGCCGACCATGCTCGAGGCGCTCGGCATGCCTTCGCCGCCGGACTTCGAGGGGCGCTCGCTGCTGGGCTACCTGCGCGGCACGCCCCCCCCGGGGCCGCACGTGGCGTTCAGCGACTACCAGGAGACGCGACGCGTGATCCGCAGCCTCGACTCCAAGCTGATCCTGCGCAACAGCGGAACCTTCGTGCTGTTCGACCTGGCGGCCGATCCGGGCGAACGACGTGAGCTCGACGGCCGCGCGACGCCGATCACGCTGCGCACGCTGCGCACGCTCTCGGGCGTGTTCCTCGGCGCCGCCGACCGCCGCGGCTGGATCCTCGGTCGCCCGGGGCGCGCGCGTTCGCTCCGCGCCAACACGCAGATGACGCGTGAGCTGTGTGAGCAGCTGGCCGCGCTCGGCTACATCGTGGGCGACTGCAGCACCTTCCCGAGCGAGCGCCGCCGCTGAACGCACCCGACCCAGCACGCGCGCCAGCTACGGCCGGTCCGACGCTCGGACAGGCCGTAGACCACGCCGTTCAGTGACGCTCGAGGGCGTGCACCGTCAGCGTGACCTCGGCGCGCTCGGCCCCGCGCAGCGCCACGATGCGATGAGCACCGGCGACCGGCAACCAGCTGGCGGTCCCTTCGGGGAGCGCGCGGCCGTCCACCTCCCAGCGCACCTCGCCGTTGGGCACGTTCGCGCGCAGCTCGGTCGGGATGGGGCGCAGCGGGTCGACCCACCACTCGGCCGCGTCGCTCGGGTGCACCACACGGAGGGGCTCCGCCGAGCGTGTCGCGTCGCCCACCAGCCAGCCCTCGCTCAGCGCCCAGCCCGTGTAGCGCTCGTCGAAGTGTACGTCGCCGCTCGGGCCATGCACCGCGCACGTGGTGTCGGGCACGTGCCCCGGGACGAAGCGCTCGGCCAGGGTGGTCGGACAGCCGGTGTGCGGCAGCTCGCCTGAGAGCGCGCACACCGGCACCGTCTCGGTCAGCAGGGAAGGCGCGAAGGGCTCGAGGGGCGCGCCCGCCGACCGTCGCTGACGCGCCACCGAGAGGATGCGGGCCGCCACGGGAGCCGCGCCCTCGAAGCCGCTGACACGCTCGAGCGGCCCTCCGGCGGGGTCCCCCAGCCAGACCACCACCACCGCGTGGGCGTCGAACGCCACCGCCCACGCGTCGTGATAGCCGCTGGACGTGCCGGTCTTGAGCCCGAACGGCAGCCCCCCGGCTTCGGCCTCGAGGTCCCGCCCGAACGCCAGGCGCCGCGCGTCGCCGTCCGCGAGGATGTCGACGGTGACCGCCACCGCCGCAGGCGCGAACACGCGCGCGACGGGCGTCGGTTCATCGACGACAGCTTCGTCGTCGTGCTGTTCGTCGGCTGGCCCATGCGGTGCCTGCGGTGGCGCGTCAGGCGCGTCGTCGGCGCGGGGGGACGCGTCGTCACTGGCGTCCGTGTCATCGCCCGCCGCGCGTTCCTGTACGGCGTCGCCCTGCGGCTCATGCGCGCGGGACGCCTCCACCGGGTAGCGCTCGAGGGTCACGACGCGGCCGTCGTTGACGAGCGCCGTGTAGGCGCGACCGAGCTCCAGAGGGGAAACGCCCAGCCCGCCGAGCACCACCGCCGCGCCCACCTCCGCCGCGGAGGGCACCTCGTCGAACTGCAGGTCGCGCAGCCGGCTCACCAGCGCGGGCGTCCCGACCCGGCGCACCACGTCCAGCGCCGCGAGGTTCAAGCTGCCCGAGAGCGCCGCACGCGCGCGCACCGGACCGTGCTCGCGGCCGTCGTAGTTCTCCGCCTCGAAGTGCGTGCCCCCCGCGCCCGTCATGCCGCGCGCCGTGTCGTCGAGCAGCGTGGCCGCGTGCCCCCCGGACTCGAACAGCATGCTGTACGCGAAGGGCTTGAGAGTGGAGCCCGGCTGCCGGCGCGCCCGCAGCAGGTCCAGCTGCCCACCCGCGTGCTCGGCCCCTTCGCGCGCGGCGCCCACGTAGGCCAGCAGCTCCCCCGTGTGCGCGTCGATGACCACGCCAGCCGCGTTGCGCACGCCGCGTGGCTCGAGGCGCGTGACCGCCGCACGCAGCAGCTCCTCGCTCTCCTCCTGCAGCGTCGCATCGAGCGAGGTATGAATGACGCGCCCCCGCGAACGCGCCCCCGCCGGGACGTGGTCGTCGCGGTGGTCGGCCATCACGCGGTCCACGAAGCGCGCGGCACGGTAGGCACGCACGTGCTCCGTGAGGATGCGCGGCTGGCTCGCGAGCGCCTCCTCGAGCTCGGCCTCCGTGATGAAGCCACGCCGGTGCATGCGCCGCAGCACCTCGTCGCGTCGGACCAGCGCCGCCGCCAAGTGCCGACGCGGCTCGGTCGCGCTGGGCGCCCTTGGGATACCGGCGATGAGCGCGGCCTCCGCCACGCCGAGGTCGCGGGCCGGCACGCCGAAGTAGGCCTCGCTCGCGCGGGCCACGCCTACGATCTGGTCGCCGTAGGGGAGCCTGTTGACGTACTGCTCCAGGATCTCGTCCTTGCTGAGCATCCTCTCGAGCGCCAGGGCGCGCAGCACCTCGAGCGGCTTGCTCCACAGCCCGTGGGGACGCCCGTGCGTGAGCTTGATGGTCTGCTGCGTGATGGTGCTCGCCCCGCTGCGGTGCCCGACGGGCACCACGGCTTGCCCGAGCGCGCGGACCGTGGCCAGCAGATCGACCCCGACGTGATCACGGAAGCGTCCGTCCTCGGCGGCGATGATCGCATCGAGCAGCCGAGGGGACACGTCGCTCAGGGCCACCCAGCGCCGGTCGACGCCGTCAACGCGGGCCTGACGCAGCGGTACACCTTCACGGTCGAGTACGGTGAGGGCGTCGGGCGGCTGCACCAGGCGACGCTCATCGACGCTCACGAAGAACGACGCGAGGTAGCCGAGCGTCAGCGCGCCCAACGTGAGCCCGAAGGCCCACAGCGCCCCACGCGCGAGGCGGGAGCGCAGGCTCACTCGCGGACCACCTCCAGCACGAAGGCCGCCGAGTCGCCGCCCACGCTGGGGTCGTCCTCGGCCTCGAGCTGCGCGGGAGGCGCCACGAAGCGGCCCACGGACGTGGCGCGTACCGCATACGTGTACTCGCGCAGCCCACGGCCCAGACGCGACAGGCGGAAGTGCGCCCCGTTCGCCTCGAGCGAGCGGTCGTGTACGTCGCCCACCGAGCGCATGGCGTGGTGCCCGCTCGGGCCGACGACGTCGTCCTCGGGTCCCATCCCCAGCAGCGCGCGCAGCGCCGAACGGGGGCTGTCGTCGTTGAGGGTCTCGATGGCCTCCACGCCTGCTGGGAACGGGTCGTAGAGATAGACGCGCCCGTCGGCCTCGCCGTAGGCGAAGAGGCGCACGCGGATCATCTCGCCCAGGGCCACGCGCCCACCGGACTCGATGGTGCGTCCGTCCTCGCGCTCGTAGCGGCGGTGCAGCGTGATGGCGCCGCGCGGCTCCGCGAACTGCCCGTCCTCTACACGGTCCCCGAGGGGCTCGGCCCACTCCGCGTCCACCGCGAAGAAGACGGCCTGCCGCGCAGGCGACACCACGGTGAGCGAGTGCCCCGTGCCGCTCAGCTGCTGGGTGGCGACGCGGTAGCGCGCCCGCCCGCCCTCGGTCGAGCGCGGACGGATGGGCTGCCCATCGACGAGCACCGTCGGGGGCTCGGCGAACTCCGTGCCGAGCAGCGCCGCGTAAGCCGAGAGGGCACGCTGCGCGTCGGCCGCGGCCGCGAGGCTGTACCACCCGTAGCGGGAGCGGGGCTCCACGCGCCGCAGGAGCGACGCGACCGCCTCACCGATGACGGCGTCATCCGGACGAACGCGCAGCGCGAACTCCAGCACCGACGAGAGCGCGTCGATGGCCACCGCGTCGATCTGCTCTGGCAGCGCGGACTTGATCTCGTCCAGCAGCGTCGCGCGCACGTTGTGGTCGTCGGGCAGGGCCAGGCCGATGGACGCACGTCCGCCCACGCTGAGCGT contains:
- a CDS encoding sel1 repeat family protein — translated: MLSVPPQSSTRRLCPVRASCSLRPARTIRPARSGVESGSWLTAVGVLCVLTFTGCGGASPAGAGTSVEDGDALLLEGQRHLRAQGRPYNLRQARDAFQLACSRGSQRGCAMLGEALMRGPEAFRDLRRALQLTRDACAAGEPLGCTEHAWLQLEHAAESVDFDAACQVHARACDAGELVGCHYSGWCLEADALGEGEVPRAAATLYQRACDGGVVRACTSLGTLHDEGMLGEADHERALALFRHACDAGDPDGCDNVGMAYEFGRGVPDDITTAQSFYRRACERGEPYGCYHLGVLYAEGRGVEKDVPRSISLHRQACDEGAGLSCGALGIAYELGEGVPQDTQHAIELYERGCVFAAADACNDLGVLYLNGNGLPPSEDAAAELFALACEERSGRGCLNHGIVLAYGRGVPRDSEAALQALEDACALGEARACTLRGRPLVQMAWDLETHADQAAARAQALAYYERACAFQYESACLQRDVLMGREVPGARAWDVEILEAHNAPDWIQVGDVCAATVMTGTDAVRLRVTCAGRYIYPPMSVIHWRNPDLVADTETTRGNQDARLVIDVRAGTFSLEDDELGFLPNIRLFGRLGVAQRP
- a CDS encoding DUF2083 domain-containing protein — encoded protein: MKTNHATMGARVRELRVQRGLQQGEVARRLDISPAYLSLIEKGKRAMQLPLLFKALELFEVSMEEFMASLGEPRVDDGLARLLDEPLMRSLNLTEDDLAGIGAEPKVVTTITALFNLYKNTRTQLDNVLASLARREADDDEEDSLRFDYSPFDEVTDFLERHENWFAHLEERAEELRRDTGLTKGTRSADLVRVLREHFDVTVRTASADQDSSVIRRWDAAAQVLTVSDELFEQRLRFQLASTIALRLFDREGLHQEVISRFPVRHSETARLIKIHLANYFAGALLLPYAEFFEAVTRTRYDVDLLTQMFESSYETVAHRMCNLADPKRRGLPMHFLRVDVAGNISKRYSGDGIRFAQHAGSCPKMAVHLAFLNPSVITRQYSEYPDLSTFFCFAKVVAEPSRGSMARGTAYSIGLGTHADAAKHLAYADDMPLVDRKLAVRVGTTCRFCERTDCSMRSAPSYKFAFRVDEHMKKDNFFSPLVSGDATVPASRLAAKRTSR
- the ccrA gene encoding crotonyl-CoA carboxylase/reductase; the encoded protein is MSERPEIVPVGKVPELGTVPQKMHAYVIRPERFGEPKKSFVHEEIETWKAGPGEVLVQVMAAGVNFNGIWAGLAEPVNILKAHGLDFHIAGSDASGVIWSVGEGVHNWKVGDEVVLHCNHLVEPGASDLQTIWGYETPDGSFAQFTKVQAQQVLKKPPQLTWEESASYGLTYYTAHRMLVDRAKLQPGETCLIWGAGGGLGVFAVQLAAIMGARPIAVVSSDDKAELCMKLGAVGVINRKEFPALQYKDNMTPAEEAEHQKAMKAFGKRIWEILGERTGLDVVFEHVGKTTFPASVFLANKYGRIVICGATTGYNLTFDVRHLWMRQKQIIGSHFADADSCRRANDLMLQDKIKPVMTRLFTWDEIPQAHQLMYENKLHGTVSCLVGAPRPGLKNYAETLAVMNEG
- a CDS encoding acyl-CoA/acyl-ACP dehydrogenase gives rise to the protein MQNVIEAVSAVYKKAHDNLKAKVVVGGRLKGNLLNDEQLAAHALAYLATELEACRQLSAWAETVGGEFEGKVARAYIGELARNLRGGVDLGACENIALADLGITDADLADSLLHPDVQAFSAQHATGAIYLEIAKHARDNGFGDPGLGDEMLEEIRAQFAKFTDQKVIPIAQDVHRQDKLIPMGILEQLAELGVFGLTIPEEYGGLGLSKVAMCVVTEELSRGYIGVGSLGTRSEIAAELIIGGGTEAQKQEWLPKLASGEVLSTAVFTEPNNGSDLANLTTRAVKQEDGSYVVSGAKTWITHAVRADVMTLLARTNPDAPGYQGLSMFLAKKTRLSGEPGEPEFVDKGLTGTEIKVLGYRGMKEYELSFDGFTVPGANLLGGEEGAGFKQLMRTFESARIQTAARGVGVAQAALNDAILYATEREQFGGPIFQFPRVARKIGRMVTRIQAARQLTYFSAREKDQEKRCDLEAGMAKLLATRAAWESADANVQIHGGNGFAEEYTASRLLVDSRVLSIFEGANEIQAHVVARRLLED